Proteins encoded within one genomic window of Gracilimonas sp.:
- the cutA gene encoding divalent-cation tolerance protein CutA, producing the protein MYKNLRLLYITTSDKNEARKIGRALVEKNLVACANIIDGMQSVYKWNGEIQEDDECILIVKTHYSRVRKVTRLIKEMHSYECPCVISFTITEDEGNEEYLQWLEKTSKQPFEL; encoded by the coding sequence ATGTATAAAAACCTTCGCCTGCTTTATATCACAACATCAGACAAAAATGAAGCCCGGAAAATAGGCCGTGCTTTGGTTGAAAAAAACCTTGTGGCCTGTGCAAATATTATTGATGGGATGCAGTCTGTCTACAAATGGAATGGGGAAATTCAGGAAGATGATGAATGCATACTCATTGTTAAAACCCATTATTCCAGGGTCAGAAAAGTAACCCGACTTATCAAGGAGATGCATAGCTACGAGTGTCCGTGCGTGATTTCGTTTACCATAACGGAAGACGAAGGAAATGAAGAGTACTTGCAATGGCTCGAAAAAACGTCGAAGCAACCGTTTGAACTTTAG
- a CDS encoding phosphoadenylyl-sulfate reductase encodes MESLRVKQINKLLFAAHNDVRIAHILNKYQDKVLITTSFGTTSALLIHMISRIRQNHPIHFINTGHLFPETLKYKNRLIERYGINVIEHVPDKEKHSITKKEKLWKSNPDLCCHYNKVEPLEKIKANHEVWISGLIGYQNSYRSELEILQQRDDLHRFYPLIDWTPEMVDDYFESYGIPRHPLERFGFHSIGCTHCTTKGDGRDGRWGDSDKTECGLHW; translated from the coding sequence ATGGAATCTCTTCGGGTAAAACAAATAAATAAGTTGCTTTTTGCAGCTCACAATGATGTCAGGATTGCCCATATCCTGAACAAATATCAGGATAAGGTCCTCATTACAACTTCTTTCGGAACCACTTCTGCATTGTTGATTCACATGATCAGTCGTATTCGTCAGAATCATCCCATTCATTTTATTAATACCGGACATCTTTTCCCGGAAACGCTGAAATATAAAAATCGACTTATTGAACGATATGGGATCAATGTCATAGAACATGTTCCCGATAAGGAAAAACACAGCATCACTAAGAAAGAAAAACTTTGGAAGTCGAATCCAGATTTATGTTGCCACTACAACAAAGTTGAGCCGCTCGAAAAAATAAAAGCTAATCACGAGGTTTGGATATCCGGATTAATTGGCTACCAAAACAGCTACCGAAGCGAACTCGAAATCCTTCAGCAACGTGATGATCTGCATCGCTTTTATCCCCTTATAGACTGGACACCCGAAATGGTGGATGATTATTTTGAAAGTTATGGTATTCCGCGTCATCCTTTAGAGCGCTTTGGCTTCCACTCCATTGGCTGTACTCATTGCACTACAAAGGGGGATGGACGTGATGGGCGCTGGGGTGATTCTGATAAAACCGAATGCGGATTGCATTGGTAA
- a CDS encoding enoyl-CoA hydratase/isomerase family protein — MVLTQKRISEQILWTTINRPDARNAIDFEVMEKLESLVDEVERDEEIRVLILSGAGKKSFVSGGDLKKFHTIKSKDKAIEKAKRMQQLLTRIEELPCWTVAHINGDAYGGGIELMLAFDFRVSVPDAKFGFTQGRFYLVPGWGGLTRLVEKVGRAKALEWLGKSEVLSTNIVLAYDLIEHILPGNSPEKETLEWAENFTKNDRKFIRVLKQGAMRFSVHREQALEAEIAPFSELWVDEQHVSRVEKFMNKKG, encoded by the coding sequence ATGGTTTTGACGCAAAAGCGTATATCTGAACAAATTTTATGGACGACTATTAATCGTCCCGATGCCCGAAATGCTATTGACTTTGAGGTGATGGAAAAATTAGAGTCTTTGGTTGATGAAGTTGAACGGGATGAGGAGATTCGGGTTTTAATTCTAAGCGGAGCCGGAAAAAAATCGTTTGTATCGGGAGGGGATTTAAAGAAGTTTCATACCATCAAATCTAAAGACAAGGCGATAGAAAAGGCCAAACGAATGCAGCAATTATTGACTCGCATTGAAGAACTTCCCTGCTGGACCGTTGCTCATATAAATGGAGATGCGTACGGTGGAGGCATCGAACTGATGCTGGCTTTTGATTTCAGAGTATCCGTACCGGATGCTAAATTTGGTTTCACTCAAGGTCGCTTTTACTTGGTTCCGGGCTGGGGAGGACTAACAAGACTGGTAGAAAAAGTTGGCCGCGCTAAAGCTCTGGAATGGCTGGGTAAATCTGAAGTTCTTTCCACCAATATCGTATTAGCTTATGACTTGATTGAACACATTCTACCAGGGAATTCACCGGAGAAAGAAACCCTTGAATGGGCAGAAAATTTTACTAAAAACGACCGAAAGTTTATCCGGGTTTTGAAACAGGGAGCTATGCGGTTTTCAGTCCACCGAGAACAGGCTTTGGAGGCTGAAATCGCACCATTTTCTGAACTTTGGGTGGATGAACAGCATGTTAGCAGAGTGGAGAAGTTTATGAATAAGAAAGGATAA
- a CDS encoding DUF2784 domain-containing protein: MLSETAYQILDYFFVIFHFSLILFNLTGWIWQKTRKLHLYVISVTIFSWIGLGFFYGWGYCPCTDWHWQVKRELGETGLPASYIKYYLDQLFGFSWDSLTVDILVAVLGVGALLVSIVMNYRDKKTQKNQ, translated from the coding sequence ATGTTATCGGAAACCGCCTACCAAATTCTGGATTACTTCTTCGTTATCTTTCACTTTTCGTTGATCCTCTTCAACCTCACAGGGTGGATATGGCAGAAAACCAGAAAGCTTCACTTATACGTAATATCAGTTACTATTTTTTCGTGGATTGGACTGGGTTTTTTTTATGGATGGGGTTACTGTCCCTGTACCGATTGGCATTGGCAGGTAAAGCGTGAACTGGGCGAAACCGGACTTCCTGCTTCGTATATAAAATATTATCTGGATCAGTTGTTTGGGTTTAGCTGGGATTCTCTTACTGTGGACATTTTAGTGGCGGTATTGGGAGTCGGGGCTTTGTTGGTTTCAATTGTTATGAATTATAGGGATAAGAAAACACAAAAAAACCAGTAA
- a CDS encoding DUF2911 domain-containing protein, with product MKNLFITLLLATLFAACSTSDSDNAAFVTLLGSDTLAVEQLHKTDSSITAQVILRSPETRFSTYHLDLDETGGIKEMVRTDYPPTTGFTGEGAIGQTIIRSGDSLAIEVMRDNEMTSYMAPYQEGVLPFIDMVHWPFEVAFNHAAETGQDSVNQPMLSGNRISNFVIVAIEDDSMTIRHPFRGVMGVNVNPEGNLEFLDAGLTTRKLKVHRVAELDIDALSSRFANNPIGELSGAVSAEFSFKDTDFRVDFGSPQKRDRELFGGVVPYGEVWRTGANRATHFYTSNDLRFGDLEVPAGEYTLFSIPEPDGGTLIINAQTGQNGNSYDESRDLGRVPMEVSTQDEVTEAFTITVEETDEGGRINLIWGDTLYSSDFVIE from the coding sequence ATGAAAAACTTATTTATTACTCTCTTACTTGCAACTCTTTTTGCAGCATGCAGCACTTCTGATTCTGATAATGCTGCATTTGTAACCTTACTCGGCAGCGACACTTTGGCCGTTGAACAACTCCATAAAACGGACTCAAGTATTACTGCACAGGTAATTCTAAGAAGTCCCGAAACCAGGTTTTCCACCTATCATCTGGACCTTGACGAGACCGGGGGCATCAAAGAGATGGTTCGTACGGACTATCCTCCAACTACCGGCTTTACGGGAGAAGGAGCTATTGGCCAAACTATTATACGCTCGGGTGACAGCCTGGCGATAGAAGTAATGCGTGATAATGAGATGACAAGCTATATGGCTCCATATCAGGAAGGAGTGCTTCCTTTTATTGATATGGTCCATTGGCCATTTGAAGTGGCTTTCAACCACGCTGCAGAAACCGGACAAGACTCAGTAAATCAGCCTATGCTGAGCGGTAATCGAATTTCTAATTTTGTTATAGTTGCCATTGAAGATGACTCCATGACCATCCGGCATCCTTTCCGCGGAGTTATGGGCGTAAATGTAAACCCCGAAGGTAATCTCGAATTTCTTGATGCCGGACTTACCACCCGAAAACTAAAAGTTCATCGTGTGGCCGAACTTGACATAGACGCCCTTAGCTCTCGATTTGCAAATAATCCTATCGGTGAATTATCAGGAGCTGTGAGTGCCGAGTTCTCCTTTAAGGACACTGATTTCCGTGTTGATTTCGGCTCACCCCAAAAACGAGATCGTGAATTATTTGGCGGAGTAGTGCCCTATGGTGAAGTCTGGAGAACTGGGGCGAATCGTGCCACGCACTTTTACACTTCAAATGACCTCCGCTTTGGAGACCTTGAAGTGCCGGCCGGCGAGTACACGCTTTTCTCCATCCCGGAACCAGATGGCGGAACACTGATCATCAATGCTCAAACCGGGCAAAACGGAAATTCTTATGATGAGTCCCGTGATTTAGGCCGGGTTCCTATGGAAGTTTCAACCCAGGATGAAGTAACTGAAGCCTTCACCATTACGGTTGAGGAAACCGATGAAGGCGGAAGAATTAATTTGATCTGGGGAGATACTCTTTATTCTTCAGATTTCGTGATCGAGTAA
- a CDS encoding DsbA family oxidoreductase, which translates to MKIEIWSDVVCPFCYIGKKHLEKALVQLPDLKVDITWKSFELDPNAPVDSNLDIYDTLAKKYGRDRNWAIQMNANVVDMASSAGLDYHMDEVKPTNSFNAHQLIHLAKEVGRQNEMKEALLSAYFVEGKHIGKEEVLSDLAVSAGLDESKVREALQNNTYSDKVVQDIEEAHRIGVQGVPFFYINNKYGLSGAQPVQVFVEALSKIASEE; encoded by the coding sequence ATGAAAATTGAAATTTGGTCAGATGTAGTTTGTCCCTTTTGTTATATAGGTAAAAAACATCTTGAAAAAGCATTAGTGCAACTCCCGGATCTGAAGGTTGATATAACCTGGAAAAGCTTTGAATTGGATCCCAATGCGCCGGTAGATTCCAACCTGGACATCTACGATACGCTGGCCAAAAAATATGGGCGGGACCGGAATTGGGCAATACAAATGAATGCCAATGTGGTGGATATGGCATCCAGTGCCGGGCTTGATTATCACATGGATGAAGTAAAGCCAACTAATTCTTTTAATGCCCATCAACTCATTCATCTTGCAAAAGAAGTAGGTAGACAAAACGAAATGAAGGAAGCCCTGCTTTCTGCATATTTTGTAGAAGGAAAACATATTGGTAAGGAAGAAGTGTTATCAGATTTAGCTGTTAGCGCCGGATTAGATGAAAGCAAAGTCCGGGAAGCACTTCAAAATAATACTTACTCAGACAAAGTAGTTCAAGATATTGAAGAGGCACATCGTATAGGTGTTCAGGGAGTCCCGTTCTTTTACATTAACAATAAGTACGGCCTTTCAGGAGCACAGCCGGTTCAGGTTTTTGTAGAAGCACTTTCAAAAATTGCATCCGAAGAATAA
- a CDS encoding MFS transporter: MSFTFFSSFGQTFLISLFVPFFLADFNLTNTAFGSIYSMATLTSAASLPYLGKWIDVLPIGRYSLYVACGLLIASLTMALSWHIGFLFAGILMLRLAGQGLSSHTAETAMARYFKLQRGKALSVSSLGHPIGEGLLPTAVAGALAVMSWRSAWGLIAVIIALLFIPFILFVLKKTKIEQVNQKFKEITDEQNITSGQPYKMIIEEPRFWLILPAVIIPPFWLTALFLYQVSIAEQLGWTATIIASAFIFFAGTRIISSLSIGPIIDKLGAQSIFPFYILPFGAGLLVASLHPGIWSAFLYMALVGVTMGFSNALKSALWAELYGEKMIGTARSLFASIIVFSTSLSPFLMGWMLDHGVSMESILLSAIVSISAGTVLAFIGLSDSDPQPNS, from the coding sequence TTGTCCTTTACCTTCTTTTCCAGTTTTGGTCAAACGTTCCTGATCTCTTTATTTGTACCGTTTTTCCTGGCTGATTTCAATCTCACCAATACTGCCTTTGGATCCATTTATTCCATGGCAACACTCACCAGCGCCGCCTCTTTGCCCTACCTGGGCAAATGGATTGATGTTCTTCCTATTGGCCGATACAGCCTGTATGTAGCGTGTGGACTGTTGATCGCTTCCCTGACTATGGCTTTATCGTGGCACATAGGATTTTTATTTGCGGGGATATTAATGCTTCGTTTGGCCGGACAAGGACTCAGCAGTCATACAGCCGAAACCGCTATGGCCCGGTATTTCAAACTCCAGCGGGGTAAAGCCCTGAGTGTTTCAAGTCTTGGACATCCTATTGGTGAAGGGCTCCTCCCTACAGCTGTAGCCGGAGCATTGGCCGTCATGAGTTGGCGTTCTGCCTGGGGCTTGATTGCTGTTATTATTGCGCTCTTATTTATTCCTTTCATTCTATTTGTATTAAAGAAAACGAAAATTGAACAGGTCAATCAAAAGTTTAAAGAAATCACGGATGAACAGAATATAACTTCAGGCCAACCCTACAAAATGATTATTGAGGAACCCCGTTTTTGGCTGATTTTGCCCGCCGTCATCATTCCGCCTTTTTGGTTAACCGCGCTATTTCTCTACCAGGTTTCTATTGCTGAACAACTGGGATGGACGGCAACAATCATTGCCTCCGCCTTTATCTTTTTTGCAGGAACCCGGATCATCAGTTCGCTCAGCATCGGACCGATTATTGACAAATTGGGTGCACAGTCCATTTTCCCATTCTATATTCTTCCTTTTGGAGCAGGGCTGCTGGTTGCTTCCCTTCACCCGGGAATTTGGTCTGCTTTTTTGTATATGGCTTTGGTTGGGGTAACTATGGGCTTCAGCAATGCCTTAAAATCAGCACTGTGGGCTGAACTTTACGGGGAAAAAATGATTGGAACCGCGCGTTCATTATTTGCTTCCATCATAGTTTTCAGTACCTCCTTAAGCCCGTTTTTGATGGGATGGATGCTGGATCACGGGGTTTCGATGGAATCTATCCTGTTATCTGCGATAGTCTCAATATCAGCCGGAACTGTTCTTGCTTTTATAGGCCTATCCGATTCCGATCCCCAGCCGAATTCATGA
- a CDS encoding PAS domain S-box protein, whose protein sequence is MSGDIISGKHREVAYWSWEVSTGKIKLGKAFSDFFGCKPGDFPKTYKESAPFFSKEDIGQLKETFQAHAGSHGETDFHCVTSHHSVDGEQTFNLQWRGEVIQWDENGEPLLMIGETTKTAQPEPGKVTWRQKAVLFQQMMEYIPDSIYFKDRQSRFLAINKACAEKFGLNSPEEAIGKTDFDFFDDSHAKQARQDEKQVMQTENPIVHKVEKEVTSDNASKERWASTTKLPLYDNEGQVIGTFGITSDITKQKNTEEELQRNDAMISKLSEQVPGFFYLYHYVSKSKSYCPFASHGIRDVCELHPEDVSESIDPIIDRIHKDDVERVKESIFESIKTLKNWKIDFRVNLPNKGLRWLRGKAKPEKQPDGSVMGYGYITDITEEKEIYRINVRLKRQFQAIFDSVPNLIFVKDLQGKYLMANNAFAEFFGYEPENMIGKKDTDFGISEEKAQRFLEADKKVIKNNEPFFIPEDKTKHPDGTDVWHQTIKVPFQHTESNNPAVLSIVTDITQRKKKEAQLSNSLDIIGEQNKRLMNFAHIVSHNLRNHAGSISMVLELFAMEESEEEKKTLLEQLQKAAKRLNETITDLNEIIDEQYKNIHDEKKVSLGEFIDRTKQILTSDIDAHKVTFEENIPETLTFKYNPAYLESILLNLLSNAIKYRHPDRNPVIKIHAYTKGDKVHLDITDNGLGIDLEKHGDKLFGMYKTFHQNENSKGIGLFITKNQIESMGGSIEAESEPGKGTTFKLVLN, encoded by the coding sequence ATGAGTGGAGACATAATAAGTGGAAAGCATAGGGAGGTAGCCTACTGGTCATGGGAGGTTTCTACCGGAAAAATAAAACTGGGTAAAGCTTTTTCAGATTTTTTTGGATGTAAGCCCGGGGACTTCCCAAAAACATATAAAGAATCAGCTCCTTTCTTTAGTAAAGAAGATATTGGCCAGCTAAAGGAAACTTTTCAGGCTCATGCCGGCAGCCACGGAGAAACAGATTTTCACTGTGTAACGTCCCATCATTCGGTGGATGGAGAACAAACATTTAATCTTCAGTGGCGGGGCGAGGTTATCCAATGGGATGAAAATGGTGAACCCCTTCTTATGATTGGTGAAACAACGAAAACTGCTCAACCGGAACCCGGCAAGGTTACCTGGCGTCAAAAAGCAGTTTTATTCCAACAGATGATGGAATACATCCCGGACAGCATCTACTTTAAAGATCGTCAAAGTAGGTTTTTAGCCATAAACAAAGCCTGTGCAGAAAAATTTGGGCTTAACAGTCCGGAAGAAGCTATTGGAAAAACTGATTTTGATTTCTTTGATGATTCGCATGCAAAACAGGCCCGGCAAGATGAAAAACAGGTTATGCAAACAGAAAATCCAATTGTTCACAAAGTAGAAAAAGAGGTAACCTCTGATAATGCGTCAAAAGAACGCTGGGCTTCAACTACTAAGCTGCCTCTTTATGATAATGAAGGACAAGTAATTGGCACATTTGGAATTACCAGTGATATCACAAAGCAAAAGAATACAGAAGAGGAATTACAACGTAATGATGCCATGATTTCAAAGCTCTCGGAGCAGGTGCCGGGCTTCTTCTATTTATATCATTATGTTTCTAAAAGCAAAAGCTATTGCCCCTTTGCCAGCCATGGAATCAGGGATGTTTGTGAACTTCACCCCGAAGATGTTTCAGAAAGCATAGACCCTATCATTGACAGAATACATAAAGACGATGTAGAACGTGTCAAAGAATCTATCTTTGAATCGATTAAGACCCTTAAAAACTGGAAAATTGACTTCAGGGTTAACTTACCAAATAAAGGACTGCGATGGCTCAGAGGTAAGGCAAAGCCTGAAAAACAGCCGGACGGTTCTGTCATGGGATACGGCTACATCACAGACATCACCGAAGAAAAAGAAATTTACAGGATTAATGTTCGGCTTAAACGTCAATTTCAAGCTATATTTGATTCGGTTCCTAACCTTATCTTCGTAAAAGATCTCCAGGGAAAATACCTGATGGCTAACAACGCTTTCGCCGAGTTCTTTGGATATGAACCGGAAAATATGATCGGCAAAAAAGACACTGATTTTGGTATTTCAGAAGAAAAGGCACAAAGATTTTTAGAAGCCGACAAAAAAGTCATAAAAAACAACGAGCCTTTCTTTATCCCTGAAGACAAAACGAAACACCCGGATGGTACCGATGTTTGGCACCAAACTATTAAAGTGCCTTTTCAGCATACCGAATCGAATAACCCGGCCGTACTCTCCATCGTAACTGATATCACTCAAAGAAAGAAAAAGGAAGCTCAACTCAGCAATTCGCTCGACATTATTGGGGAGCAAAACAAGCGATTGATGAACTTTGCCCATATTGTTTCTCATAACCTTCGAAATCACGCCGGCAGTATCTCCATGGTACTGGAGCTTTTTGCGATGGAAGAATCGGAAGAAGAAAAGAAAACCTTGCTCGAACAATTACAAAAAGCAGCCAAACGCCTTAATGAAACTATTACTGATTTAAATGAAATAATTGATGAGCAGTATAAAAACATCCATGATGAAAAAAAGGTGAGCTTAGGCGAGTTTATCGACAGAACAAAACAGATACTGACTTCAGATATCGACGCCCATAAGGTGACATTTGAAGAAAATATTCCGGAAACCCTAACCTTCAAATACAACCCTGCCTATCTTGAGAGCATTTTGCTGAACCTATTGTCTAATGCCATAAAGTATCGCCATCCGGATCGTAATCCTGTTATTAAAATTCATGCATATACCAAAGGTGATAAAGTCCATTTAGACATTACAGATAATGGGCTCGGAATTGATCTCGAAAAACACGGAGATAAACTTTTCGGGATGTATAAAACCTTCCATCAAAATGAAAATTCAAAGGGCATTGGCTTATTCATTACCAAAAACCAGATAGAAAGTATGGGCGGGTCTATTGAGGCAGAAAGTGAGCCCGGCAAGGGCACCACGTTCAAATTAGTCTTGAATTGA
- a CDS encoding M28 family peptidase: protein MKSFYLTLASLFLFVGCNTSPADKAAKSIHKDSLLRHIETLSSDEFMGRGTGTQGEQVTVDYLVAEFEAMEAAPAAGDGSYVQEFPLLGQTTSNAKMSVSTDGRTPFALQYYDEFMAWPANQAEQVDVQNAELVYVGYGIQAPEENWDDFKGVDVEGKIIVIKNNDPEYDPDLFGGKARLYYGRYDYKYEKAKELGALGAIIIHTDETAGYGWNVVANSWSSERFYLKGNGRASTSQTEFNGWLTLQASRLLFEEAGLNLNEQLEAADSPDFEPVSLNNLSMNVSMDADYREINSKNVVAEIEGTDPELKDEYLLLTAHFDHLGITDPVDADSINNGASDNAAGVSALLEMMEAYKSIQPVLKRSVLAVVVSAEEVGLLGSQYWAENPTVEPGKITANINLDGMNVYGQTKDVVVVGYGRTSLSDLLEEEAQKQGRTVKPDPYPERGYFYRSDHFNMAKVGIPAIFPNPGTEYIGKGDDFLALRDSVADANYHTVNDEINEYWDLAGAEIDTRLFFLTGFRALNAEKLQSWKAGDEFEATRLRMLGRVEE, encoded by the coding sequence ATGAAATCGTTTTATTTAACTCTTGCCTCTCTTTTTCTATTTGTTGGCTGTAACACATCTCCCGCCGACAAAGCCGCTAAAAGCATTCACAAAGATTCCCTGCTTCGGCATATTGAAACTCTTTCTTCCGATGAATTCATGGGCCGGGGCACCGGAACACAGGGGGAACAGGTGACCGTAGATTACCTGGTTGCTGAATTTGAAGCTATGGAAGCAGCACCCGCTGCCGGTGATGGAAGCTACGTTCAAGAATTTCCGTTATTAGGCCAAACAACTTCCAATGCTAAAATGTCGGTTTCAACAGACGGAAGAACCCCATTTGCATTACAGTATTATGATGAATTTATGGCATGGCCCGCAAACCAGGCAGAACAAGTGGATGTGCAAAACGCAGAACTGGTTTATGTCGGATATGGGATTCAGGCACCGGAAGAAAATTGGGATGACTTTAAGGGCGTTGATGTGGAAGGAAAAATTATCGTGATTAAAAATAACGACCCCGAATATGATCCTGACCTTTTCGGAGGAAAAGCCCGTTTATACTACGGCCGGTATGATTATAAATATGAAAAAGCCAAAGAACTTGGCGCATTGGGAGCCATTATCATTCACACCGATGAAACCGCCGGATATGGATGGAATGTAGTTGCAAATAGCTGGAGCAGTGAACGTTTTTATTTGAAAGGAAACGGACGGGCTTCAACTTCTCAAACCGAATTTAACGGGTGGCTTACACTGCAGGCAAGCCGATTGCTCTTCGAAGAAGCAGGACTAAACCTAAATGAACAGCTGGAAGCCGCCGACAGTCCTGATTTTGAACCTGTATCCCTAAACAATCTTTCCATGAATGTAAGTATGGATGCCGATTACCGGGAAATCAATTCCAAAAATGTTGTAGCTGAAATAGAGGGAACTGATCCGGAATTAAAGGATGAGTATTTACTGCTTACCGCACATTTTGATCATCTCGGAATAACAGACCCGGTTGACGCCGATTCTATCAATAACGGCGCTTCCGACAATGCAGCGGGAGTCAGTGCTTTACTGGAAATGATGGAAGCATATAAGTCCATTCAGCCCGTTTTAAAACGAAGTGTATTGGCCGTTGTGGTCAGTGCGGAAGAAGTTGGATTGCTGGGCTCTCAATATTGGGCCGAAAACCCGACGGTTGAGCCGGGCAAGATTACCGCCAACATCAACCTGGATGGAATGAATGTATATGGCCAAACTAAAGATGTGGTTGTGGTTGGTTATGGTCGTACATCACTAAGTGATTTACTGGAAGAGGAAGCCCAAAAACAGGGCCGCACAGTAAAACCCGATCCATATCCCGAAAGAGGATATTTCTACCGTTCCGATCATTTCAATATGGCAAAAGTGGGGATCCCGGCTATTTTCCCAAATCCCGGAACTGAATATATAGGTAAAGGCGATGACTTTTTAGCACTGCGCGACAGCGTGGCCGATGCCAATTACCATACCGTAAATGACGAAATAAACGAGTATTGGGATTTAGCGGGAGCCGAAATTGATACCCGTCTATTTTTTCTTACCGGTTTCAGGGCTCTCAATGCTGAAAAACTTCAATCCTGGAAAGCCGGAGATGAATTTGAAGCCACCCGTTTACGGATGCTGGGAAGGGTAGAGGAGTAA
- a CDS encoding kelch repeat-containing protein translates to MKRILSLLSLVIFVASCQQAPKKVSINWSEAAPLPMPISNNAVTSAVIDGSPYLFTFLGLEEGKTYEDVTDFTARFDVQNGTWEEIPGVPDEVGRLASTAETVNGNIYIFGGYTVAENGDEVSTHEVFKYDPVANTYEQVADMLLPVEDAVSLVYQDRYIYLVSGWNNTNNVSNVQVYDTETNSWEHATPYAGPPVFGHAGGIVGNTMILSDGVQAIVDEGERIFNMSPGSIMGEINLQDPTVINWTRIKQHPGKARYRMAAIGVDSPVEMVVFVGGSSNPYNYNGIGYNLKPSFPDSTVFAYRLDTNEWVELGKQPTPSMDHRSIAKTENGYYIIGGMLDNQQVTDLVQKFTIEIEDRL, encoded by the coding sequence ATGAAAAGAATATTATCACTATTAAGCCTTGTAATTTTTGTGGCATCCTGTCAGCAAGCACCTAAAAAAGTATCGATAAATTGGTCAGAAGCTGCACCTTTACCGATGCCCATTTCGAATAACGCCGTAACCTCTGCTGTTATTGATGGCAGCCCCTACCTGTTTACCTTTTTGGGACTTGAAGAAGGCAAAACTTACGAAGATGTTACCGACTTCACCGCCCGCTTTGATGTTCAAAATGGTACCTGGGAAGAAATCCCGGGTGTTCCTGATGAAGTTGGCCGCTTGGCAAGTACTGCAGAAACCGTAAATGGAAACATCTACATTTTTGGCGGTTATACTGTTGCTGAAAATGGAGATGAAGTTTCTACTCATGAAGTTTTCAAATATGACCCGGTTGCCAATACCTACGAACAAGTGGCTGACATGCTGTTGCCGGTTGAAGATGCGGTTTCGCTTGTTTACCAAGATCGCTACATCTATTTGGTAAGCGGTTGGAATAATACCAACAATGTTTCTAATGTACAGGTGTATGACACTGAAACTAATTCCTGGGAGCATGCCACTCCGTATGCAGGACCTCCCGTATTTGGCCATGCCGGCGGAATTGTTGGAAATACCATGATTTTATCTGATGGGGTGCAAGCTATTGTTGATGAAGGTGAGCGTATTTTTAATATGTCGCCAGGAAGTATTATGGGTGAGATAAATCTGCAAGACCCTACCGTAATCAATTGGACAAGAATTAAGCAACATCCCGGAAAAGCCCGATACCGCATGGCTGCTATTGGTGTTGACAGCCCGGTTGAGATGGTTGTATTTGTCGGCGGTTCATCAAACCCCTATAACTACAATGGTATTGGATATAACCTGAAGCCTTCTTTCCCGGACAGCACTGTTTTTGCCTATCGTCTGGATACAAACGAGTGGGTAGAGCTGGGGAAACAACCTACGCCAAGCATGGATCATCGCAGTATCGCTAAAACCGAAAATGGATACTATATCATTGGCGGAATGCTCGATAACCAACAGGTAACTGACTTGGTTCAGAAATTTACCATTGAAATTGAAGACCGACTCTAA